The following proteins are encoded in a genomic region of Vibrio tasmaniensis:
- a CDS encoding DoxX family protein: MDNNTVTNMMAQYDNLIEKSQALFVPVLLLFCRLWVAWVFFNSGLTKIATWDSTLYLFELEYQVPLLPWELAAYMGTAAELILPVFLALGLLTRPMAAVLFVFNIIAVVSYPVLWAQGFYDHQLWGLMILIVVVWGAGPFSLDRILKSQFKS; this comes from the coding sequence ATGGATAACAACACAGTCACGAACATGATGGCTCAATACGACAATTTGATTGAGAAATCACAGGCACTTTTTGTTCCCGTACTACTTCTGTTTTGTCGTCTATGGGTGGCTTGGGTCTTCTTTAACTCAGGGCTCACCAAGATAGCCACTTGGGATAGCACCCTTTACTTGTTTGAATTGGAATACCAAGTGCCTCTTTTGCCTTGGGAATTGGCCGCTTACATGGGTACTGCCGCTGAATTGATTCTGCCGGTGTTCTTAGCGCTTGGTTTATTAACACGACCTATGGCTGCGGTGTTGTTCGTTTTCAATATCATTGCTGTCGTATCATACCCTGTATTGTGGGCACAAGGCTTCTATGATCATCAACTTTGGGGATTAATGATTCTTATCGTCGTGGTATGGGGAGCTGGACCATTTTCACTTGATAGAATCTTAAAATCCCAATTCAAAAGCTAA
- a CDS encoding HesA/MoeB/ThiF family protein gives MLSDFEFIRYQRQIALPEVGEQGQRNLLNSHVLIIGCGGLGNAAALYLAASGVGKIVLVDDDCVDSSNLQRQVAFRENQLGSPKVEALKQQLSELNGRSQVRTINQRMSESQLELEVMLADLVLDCTDNFESRQQVNQACFSAKTPLISGSAIGWKGQFIVFDYQNQKGCYHCLFPFRHHPQTTRCSDSGIIGPVVGTIGNLQALAAIQRLTRGEFQVATHQLKLFDGQTMNWQNLMVTQDSECPVCSASVVKHLEEEIQ, from the coding sequence GACAAATTGCGTTACCTGAAGTGGGTGAGCAAGGGCAACGCAACCTACTAAATAGTCATGTGTTGATCATCGGTTGTGGTGGCTTAGGTAATGCTGCGGCTCTTTACCTTGCGGCTTCTGGTGTTGGAAAGATCGTGCTGGTCGATGATGATTGTGTCGATTCATCGAACCTGCAACGACAGGTCGCGTTCCGGGAAAATCAGTTAGGTTCGCCTAAGGTTGAAGCGTTGAAGCAACAACTGAGTGAGCTCAATGGTCGCAGCCAAGTAAGAACCATCAATCAACGAATGAGTGAAAGTCAGCTTGAGCTTGAAGTGATGCTAGCTGACTTAGTGTTGGATTGTACTGACAACTTCGAGTCACGCCAGCAGGTTAACCAAGCATGTTTCAGCGCGAAGACCCCTTTGATTTCTGGTTCTGCAATTGGCTGGAAAGGCCAGTTTATTGTATTTGATTATCAGAATCAGAAAGGGTGCTATCACTGTTTGTTCCCGTTCAGACATCATCCACAAACGACTCGTTGTAGCGATAGCGGCATCATCGGCCCAGTTGTTGGCACCATAGGTAACCTTCAAGCTTTGGCTGCTATTCAACGTCTAACTCGTGGTGAGTTTCAGGTCGCAACACACCAACTCAAACTGTTCGATGGCCAGACGATGAATTGGCAAAACCTTATGGTCACTCAAGATAGTGAATGTCCTGTGTGCAGTGCGTCTGTAGTTAAGCATTTAGAAGAAGAAATCCAATGA
- the bufB gene encoding MNIO family bufferin maturase yields MTQTLHPNAGVGLRTPHLDFFSQNPSLVSWLEVHSENYFLAQSPQRQQLREIRNAHSISCHGVGLSLGSVERINPNHLLKLKELVDDIEPFLVSDHLSWSQTGGHYFNDLLPLPYTEEALEVFCRNVIEVQDSLQRPMLIENPSSYLTFKHSTIPEWEFLAEVQKRTECRLLLDFNNIFVSSFNHGFSCEEYLSGIPADKVEEIHLAGFTKKKLEQGEIWIDTHSKPVCDEVWQLYTDWIALHGSRHTLIEWDLDIPEPQVLLAEATKASDILYQHDKLNQRSRAS; encoded by the coding sequence GTGACTCAAACTCTTCACCCCAATGCAGGGGTTGGCCTTAGAACACCGCACTTGGACTTCTTCAGCCAAAATCCATCTCTAGTGAGTTGGTTAGAGGTGCACAGCGAGAACTACTTTTTAGCTCAATCACCGCAACGCCAACAACTCAGAGAAATTCGTAACGCACACAGCATAAGTTGCCACGGTGTTGGATTGTCTCTAGGTTCTGTTGAGCGCATCAACCCAAATCACCTACTGAAGTTGAAAGAACTCGTCGATGACATCGAGCCGTTCTTAGTTTCTGACCACCTCAGCTGGAGTCAGACTGGCGGGCATTACTTCAATGACTTGCTACCGCTACCTTATACCGAAGAAGCGTTAGAAGTCTTCTGTCGCAATGTCATCGAGGTTCAAGACAGCCTGCAACGCCCTATGCTGATTGAGAACCCATCGAGCTACCTTACCTTCAAGCATTCAACCATCCCAGAATGGGAGTTTTTAGCCGAGGTACAGAAGCGTACTGAGTGTCGTCTACTGCTCGATTTCAATAATATTTTTGTCTCATCTTTTAATCACGGCTTCAGCTGTGAAGAGTACTTAAGCGGAATTCCGGCAGACAAAGTGGAAGAGATTCACTTGGCAGGTTTTACCAAAAAGAAACTCGAACAAGGTGAGATCTGGATAGACACCCACAGTAAACCTGTCTGTGACGAAGTGTGGCAACTCTACACTGACTGGATAGCACTACATGGTTCACGCCATACCTTGATTGAGTGGGATCTAGATATCCCAGAACCACAAGTCTTATTGGCTGAAGCAACCAAAGCCAGCGATATCTTGTATCAACACGACAAGTTAAACCAAAGGAGTCGCGCATCATGA
- a CDS encoding HvfC/BufC N-terminal domain-containing protein produces the protein MSHSLSDVQLEFANALRYQNNGEHCDIVSDHFTDEQRIQIYRNNFVISLSEVLAATYPLTEMLVGEECFQQMARRHVLSHPSTSGDVSGYGEHFEQTIQAFPAVIEAAPYLAEMALYEWKKDSLARCVSESHVDRRPLSCLADVPQEQQGALVFHLQDSITLVISSYTIIALEQAIYQQQLDGLDINQPEFGVLIRAENSQVEAHRLTQESHQLLTEFQSGQTLSAIDPLLLQHLNTVMALNVISGFSINAELET, from the coding sequence ATGAGCCACTCCCTATCAGATGTTCAGTTGGAGTTTGCTAATGCCCTACGCTACCAAAACAATGGTGAGCACTGCGACATAGTGAGCGACCATTTTACGGATGAACAGCGAATCCAAATTTACCGCAACAACTTTGTGATTAGCTTGAGCGAAGTGCTGGCAGCAACCTACCCACTCACTGAAATGTTGGTTGGCGAAGAGTGCTTCCAACAGATGGCTCGTCGACATGTCTTAAGTCACCCATCAACCTCTGGTGATGTCAGTGGTTACGGAGAACATTTTGAACAGACTATCCAAGCCTTTCCTGCCGTTATTGAGGCTGCCCCTTATCTCGCTGAAATGGCTTTGTATGAATGGAAAAAAGATAGCTTAGCAAGATGTGTTTCAGAATCACATGTCGACCGACGCCCTCTTTCTTGTTTAGCTGATGTGCCACAAGAACAGCAAGGCGCTTTGGTCTTCCATCTCCAAGATTCAATAACGCTAGTCATTTCTAGCTATACGATTATCGCGCTTGAGCAAGCTATCTACCAACAACAACTCGATGGGTTAGACATCAACCAACCTGAATTTGGGGTGTTAATCCGAGCGGAGAATTCACAGGTTGAGGCCCATCGTTTGACGCAAGAAAGCCACCAACTATTAACCGAATTTCAATCGGGTCAAACGCTCTCAGCGATAGACCCTTTACTACTACAACATCTGAATACTGTCATGGCACTGAACGTCATCTCAGGCTTTTCAATCAATGCCGAATTGGAGACATAA
- a CDS encoding BufA1 family periplasmic bufferin-type metallophore translates to MKNSNLAVTAAITSVLAFGGVVLTSAPAEAAAKEKCYGVAKAGQNDCATKTSSCAGTAKEDNQSDAFVVVPKGLCGKLTGGNTQSS, encoded by the coding sequence ATGAAAAATTCTAATCTTGCTGTTACAGCTGCAATCACAAGTGTACTAGCGTTCGGCGGTGTAGTTCTTACATCAGCACCTGCGGAAGCAGCAGCAAAAGAAAAATGCTACGGCGTGGCAAAAGCTGGCCAAAATGATTGTGCAACTAAAACAAGTTCATGTGCGGGTACAGCCAAAGAAGACAACCAATCCGATGCATTCGTAGTCGTGCCTAAAGGACTATGTGGCAAATTAACTGGTGGTAACACTCAATCATCATAA
- a CDS encoding thiazole synthase, producing MLTIADKTFQSRLFTGTGKFANKQLMASAIEASGSQLATMALKRVDIRSEQDDILQPIIDAGVNLLPNTSGAKNAKDAIFAAHLAREALGTNWLKLEIHPDPKYLMPDPIETLKAAEQLVKDGFVVLPYCHADPVLCKRLEEVGCAAVMPLGAPIGSNKGIASADFLEIIIDQANVPVIVDAGIGAPSHAARAMEMGADAVLVNTAIAASQQPVDMAIAFKLAVEAGRMAYLAGLAGKVSHAVASSPLTSFLDE from the coding sequence ATGTTAACCATCGCAGATAAAACGTTTCAATCACGTCTGTTCACTGGAACGGGTAAGTTCGCCAATAAGCAATTGATGGCGAGTGCTATTGAGGCTTCAGGTTCGCAATTGGCAACCATGGCGCTGAAGAGGGTTGATATTCGCTCTGAGCAAGACGACATTTTACAACCCATCATTGATGCTGGCGTGAACTTACTACCGAATACATCAGGTGCTAAGAATGCAAAAGACGCCATCTTTGCTGCGCATTTGGCTCGTGAAGCACTGGGTACAAACTGGCTTAAACTAGAAATTCACCCAGATCCAAAGTACTTGATGCCGGACCCAATTGAAACGCTTAAAGCTGCTGAGCAACTGGTTAAAGATGGCTTTGTTGTGTTGCCTTACTGCCATGCCGACCCAGTATTGTGTAAACGCTTGGAAGAGGTGGGTTGTGCTGCGGTTATGCCGTTAGGTGCGCCGATTGGTTCAAATAAGGGTATTGCGTCTGCAGATTTCTTAGAGATCATCATCGACCAAGCGAATGTCCCTGTGATTGTTGATGCGGGCATTGGTGCGCCATCTCATGCTGCTCGTGCAATGGAAATGGGCGCAGACGCTGTGTTAGTGAATACGGCTATAGCTGCGTCGCAACAGCCTGTTGATATGGCGATTGCTTTTAAGTTGGCGGTTGAGGCGGGTCGAATGGCTTACCTTGCTGGACTTGCAGGAAAAGTATCTCACGCGGTTGCTTCGAGCCCGTTAACTTCATTCCTAGACGAGTAG
- a CDS encoding multidrug effflux MFS transporter, with amino-acid sequence MPSNALPTPSKLQVALLAMLVLFSPLAIDIYLPALPQISTAFHVEHALAQDTITWFLFAMGVGQLFAGPLADKLGRRTVALGGVSIYALSACLAWAAQTIDMMLIARLLQGLGACATSVAAFATVRDLFGPQKSGRMISYLNGAICFIPALAPILGAWLTHQFGWRSNFSFMAGFAVVVGTILFFQMKESNPATEKVAVFKLERYWSVLKTPSFIFHATLCLMAMAVILAYVTSAPVVLMENLGLTMNEFTFWFGVNAAINIIAAFTAPKFMDRFGTYKALVVGISTLGLAGVIMLVLADQATAIAFMLPIFLSSVGFAWILGAAAGKALEPFGDRAGTAAALLGLFQMSGSGLLVGTMQRLDLTSQVMIALQMFLIVPALLVLASKAGKSWHTTFAKA; translated from the coding sequence GTGCCTTCTAACGCGCTTCCAACCCCTAGTAAACTGCAGGTTGCTTTATTGGCAATGCTGGTTCTATTTAGCCCTTTGGCTATAGATATTTATCTTCCAGCTCTGCCACAAATTTCAACAGCGTTTCACGTGGAACACGCACTAGCACAAGATACGATTACATGGTTTTTATTCGCCATGGGTGTCGGGCAATTATTTGCAGGCCCTTTGGCTGATAAGTTAGGACGTCGAACCGTTGCATTGGGAGGTGTTAGTATCTATGCATTGAGTGCTTGCTTGGCGTGGGCAGCTCAAACGATTGATATGATGCTAATAGCTCGGCTGCTACAAGGCTTAGGAGCTTGTGCGACTTCTGTAGCAGCTTTTGCAACGGTTCGCGATCTATTTGGCCCGCAGAAGAGTGGCCGTATGATCAGCTACCTTAATGGTGCAATCTGTTTTATTCCTGCTTTGGCTCCGATTCTTGGCGCTTGGTTGACTCATCAATTTGGTTGGCGTTCGAACTTCAGCTTTATGGCAGGCTTCGCTGTCGTTGTGGGCACTATCTTATTCTTCCAAATGAAAGAGTCTAACCCTGCGACAGAAAAGGTTGCGGTGTTCAAACTTGAACGTTACTGGTCGGTATTGAAAACACCGTCATTTATCTTCCATGCCACTTTATGCTTGATGGCGATGGCGGTAATCCTAGCTTATGTTACCTCTGCACCGGTTGTACTGATGGAGAACCTAGGTTTGACGATGAACGAATTTACCTTTTGGTTTGGTGTAAACGCGGCAATTAATATCATCGCAGCATTCACAGCGCCAAAGTTTATGGATCGCTTTGGTACCTACAAAGCCCTGGTTGTTGGTATTTCAACGCTTGGCTTAGCTGGGGTGATTATGTTGGTGCTTGCTGATCAAGCGACAGCGATCGCATTCATGTTGCCAATCTTCTTATCTTCAGTGGGTTTTGCTTGGATTCTCGGTGCTGCTGCTGGTAAGGCTCTTGAACCTTTCGGTGACCGTGCGGGTACAGCAGCTGCGTTGCTTGGCTTGTTCCAAATGAGCGGTTCAGGGCTGCTTGTTGGTACCATGCAACGTCTTGATTTAACGTCTCAGGTGATGATTGCGCTACAAATGTTCCTTATTGTTCCGGCATTGTTAGTGCTTGCGAGTAAAGCAGGTAAGTCGTGGCACACGACGTTTGCTAAGGCATAA
- the thiH gene encoding 2-iminoacetate synthase ThiH: protein MTFVDRFKQLNWDDIGMSIFSKTAADVERALSKPKRDLEDFKALISPAAEPYLEQMAQQSLALTRKRFGNTMSLYIPLYLSNLCANACTYCGFSMENRIKRRTLTLDEIDAESAAIKKMKFDSVLLVTGEHETKVGMNYFRQVLPNIKKQFNYLAMEVQPLDQHDYAELKTLGLDAVMVYQETYQPRTYAEHHLRGNKMDFEYRLETPDRLAKAGIDKIGIGALIGLEDWRTDCFFVAAHLDYLERTYWQTRYSISFPRLRPCEGGDSSGGLQPKSVMNDKQLVQLICAYRLLNPEVELSLSTRESATFRDNVLPLGITSMSAASKTQPGGYASGEEELEQFEISDERSAADVESMIRQRGFDPVWRDWHSAYSG, encoded by the coding sequence ATGACGTTTGTTGATCGATTTAAACAGCTCAACTGGGATGACATTGGTATGTCTATCTTCAGTAAAACGGCAGCGGATGTTGAACGTGCTCTGAGTAAACCCAAACGTGACTTAGAAGACTTTAAGGCTCTGATCTCTCCGGCGGCAGAACCTTACTTAGAGCAGATGGCACAACAATCGTTGGCGCTAACTCGCAAGCGGTTTGGCAATACGATGTCGCTTTATATTCCCTTATACCTATCTAACCTGTGCGCTAACGCGTGCACGTATTGTGGTTTCTCAATGGAGAACCGTATCAAGCGCCGCACGCTTACTTTGGATGAAATTGATGCCGAAAGTGCGGCTATCAAAAAGATGAAGTTCGATAGCGTTTTGTTGGTCACCGGTGAACACGAAACTAAGGTCGGGATGAATTACTTTCGACAGGTGTTGCCGAATATCAAAAAGCAATTTAACTACCTTGCGATGGAAGTGCAGCCGCTTGATCAACATGATTACGCCGAGCTTAAAACTCTCGGTTTAGATGCGGTGATGGTTTATCAGGAGACTTATCAGCCACGAACCTACGCTGAGCATCACTTACGCGGTAATAAAATGGACTTTGAATATCGCCTTGAAACCCCCGATCGCTTGGCAAAGGCGGGGATCGATAAGATAGGGATTGGTGCCTTGATTGGTTTGGAAGATTGGCGAACCGACTGCTTCTTTGTTGCTGCTCATTTAGATTACCTAGAGCGTACTTATTGGCAGACACGTTACTCGATTTCATTCCCACGTCTTCGCCCGTGCGAGGGTGGAGACTCTAGTGGAGGATTACAGCCTAAATCAGTCATGAACGATAAACAGTTGGTTCAGCTTATCTGCGCATATCGACTCTTGAATCCTGAAGTCGAGCTATCTCTATCTACTCGTGAGTCTGCAACCTTCCGCGACAATGTGTTGCCATTGGGTATCACGAGTATGTCGGCGGCTTCTAAAACCCAGCCTGGCGGTTATGCTTCTGGTGAAGAAGAGCTCGAACAATTTGAGATAAGCGACGAGAGAAGTGCTGCTGATGTTGAGTCAATGATCCGACAGCGAGGTTTCGATCCAGTGTGGCGAGACTGGCACAGTGCCTATTCTGGTTAA
- the tsrA gene encoding H-NS-like global regulator TsrA, producing the protein MSLTTYEMARVLEQMEDAPEKVMFGKLLKELGNQSEERIRSAAKQVPIDTLRDIIYQFQHVIESRKGEQVQLLAKELAEQGISAEELQAFLNK; encoded by the coding sequence ATGTCATTAACAACCTACGAAATGGCGCGCGTCTTAGAACAAATGGAAGATGCACCTGAAAAGGTTATGTTTGGTAAACTGCTTAAAGAGCTAGGAAACCAAAGTGAAGAGCGTATTCGCAGTGCGGCAAAACAAGTTCCAATTGATACTTTGCGAGATATTATTTATCAGTTTCAGCATGTAATTGAGTCTCGTAAGGGTGAACAGGTTCAGCTACTAGCAAAAGAGCTAGCCGAGCAAGGTATCTCTGCTGAAGAGCTACAAGCTTTTCTAAACAAGTAG
- a CDS encoding aminopeptidase P family protein has translation MHNITAERVAAVRAWLETNNLDAVIIPHEDEYLGEYVPAHNERLHWLTGFTGSAGAAVITRDTAAIFVDGRYTVQVRKQVPAELFEYRHLIEEPALDWIINSLPQGSKVAFDPRMHTADWLKGAQAKLTEKVELTTLSANPIDELWSDRPEPVVSDVRLMATDAVGQSSESKRAEIAGLLKAKGADAAILTELDSICWLLNIRGLDVSRLPVVLSNAIIHADESVDFFLDPARIPAGFEAHVGNGIRVSHPSELEARLQSLEGNNVSVDSGTSNAWYTLVLQNAGAHIIEAADPCLMPKAAKNATEIAGMKACHIRDGVAMAKFLSWVDAEVAQGNLHNEAVLADKVQSFREQDPTLMDLSFDTISAAGGNAAMCHYNHENQPEPGKLELNTLYLVDSGGQYLDGTTDITRTIAIGQPSDEMIQQFTLALKGHIGIARARFPQGTRGFQLDILARQHLWAEGFDYDHGTGHGVGHFLSVHEGPQSISKKLIDVSLVEGMVLSNEPGYYRADEFGIRIENLELVVELPTQGDFSVLTFESLTRCPIDKRNINVDLLTRPELAWLNDYHQKVWNDVSPLVEGDTLEWLRQSTTPLAHA, from the coding sequence ATGCACAATATCACTGCTGAACGCGTTGCTGCGGTTCGAGCTTGGCTTGAAACAAACAACCTAGATGCCGTTATCATTCCACATGAAGACGAATATCTAGGTGAATACGTTCCCGCTCATAACGAGCGACTTCACTGGTTAACAGGTTTTACTGGCTCTGCAGGTGCCGCTGTTATCACTCGTGATACTGCTGCTATTTTTGTTGATGGTCGCTACACCGTTCAGGTTCGTAAGCAGGTACCAGCAGAGTTATTTGAGTATCGCCACCTTATTGAAGAACCGGCTTTAGATTGGATCATCAATTCATTGCCACAAGGTAGTAAGGTTGCATTCGACCCACGCATGCATACCGCTGATTGGTTGAAAGGCGCACAAGCAAAACTAACGGAGAAAGTTGAGCTAACAACGTTATCAGCAAACCCGATTGATGAGCTTTGGTCTGACCGTCCTGAGCCTGTTGTATCTGATGTTCGCCTAATGGCAACAGATGCCGTTGGTCAATCAAGTGAAAGCAAACGTGCGGAGATTGCTGGTTTACTAAAAGCAAAAGGTGCGGACGCCGCTATCCTTACCGAGCTAGACTCAATCTGTTGGTTGCTTAACATTCGTGGTTTAGACGTATCTCGCCTACCGGTTGTGTTATCTAATGCGATAATTCACGCCGATGAAAGTGTCGATTTCTTCCTAGACCCAGCACGCATCCCTGCAGGTTTTGAAGCACACGTTGGTAATGGCATTCGCGTTTCTCACCCATCAGAGCTTGAAGCGCGCCTTCAGTCTTTAGAAGGTAACAATGTGTCTGTCGATTCAGGCACGAGTAATGCTTGGTACACGCTGGTTCTGCAAAACGCTGGCGCTCACATCATTGAAGCAGCAGACCCATGCCTAATGCCAAAAGCTGCTAAAAACGCAACTGAAATTGCCGGCATGAAAGCGTGTCACATTCGAGATGGCGTCGCGATGGCGAAATTCCTGTCTTGGGTTGATGCAGAAGTCGCGCAAGGTAACCTACACAACGAAGCGGTATTAGCAGACAAAGTACAATCGTTCCGTGAGCAAGACCCAACGCTGATGGACTTAAGTTTTGACACAATTTCAGCTGCAGGTGGCAACGCTGCAATGTGTCACTACAACCATGAGAACCAACCTGAACCAGGTAAGCTAGAACTGAATACTCTGTACCTAGTCGACTCAGGCGGTCAGTACTTAGATGGTACAACCGACATCACTCGCACTATCGCGATTGGCCAACCAAGCGACGAAATGATCCAACAGTTCACATTAGCGCTTAAAGGTCACATCGGCATTGCACGTGCGCGTTTCCCACAAGGTACTCGTGGTTTTCAACTTGATATCCTAGCGCGTCAGCACTTATGGGCAGAAGGCTTCGATTACGATCATGGTACTGGTCACGGTGTTGGTCATTTCTTAAGTGTTCATGAAGGCCCACAAAGTATCTCTAAGAAGCTAATCGACGTGTCGCTTGTTGAAGGCATGGTGTTATCAAACGAGCCGGGTTACTACCGTGCTGATGAGTTTGGTATTCGAATCGAAAACCTAGAGCTCGTGGTTGAACTGCCAACTCAAGGTGATTTTTCAGTACTAACGTTTGAGTCGCTAACTCGTTGCCCTATCGATAAGCGCAACATCAATGTTGATTTGCTAACACGACCTGAACTGGCGTGGCTGAACGACTACCATCAGAAAGTATGGAACGATGTTAGCCCATTAGTTGAAGGTGATACGCTGGAATGGCTACGCCAATCAACTACACCATTAGCTCACGCATAA
- the thiS gene encoding sulfur carrier protein ThiS: protein MSHITISINEQSEQVAHSSSLADIIQVLALPDLGCVFAINNAVVPRSQWQQTVVNEGDAISLFQAIAGG from the coding sequence ATGAGCCATATAACGATCTCGATAAACGAACAATCAGAACAAGTAGCACACTCATCGTCTCTAGCGGACATTATCCAAGTTCTAGCATTACCCGATCTAGGTTGTGTATTTGCTATCAATAATGCGGTTGTCCCGCGTAGCCAGTGGCAACAAACGGTCGTTAATGAAGGCGACGCTATATCTCTTTTCCAAGCTATTGCAGGGGGCTAA
- a CDS encoding LysR substrate-binding domain-containing protein yields the protein MNIEKLSRLDLNLLVCLQVLMEELSVTRTAHRLCLSQSAVSKSLAKLREQFNDPLFTRSAHGLRPTPKAVFLKPRLETLINQLDVLTQPETFTPNNSDHSFHIAAVESVYPLILPHFLPAIFRQAPKVNINTHAWTEQTFKKLQLGELDIGLTGKDIDINDARLTMLPPDDICEQEIYRDAQMCVLRRNHPALNGKWDLETYLAQRHVQVRCDGNDRWLLDYKLADLGHQRDIAISVPDFNSAASLCTYTDFVFTAPSHFTYLVAKQLDLVVVPLPMEFPPMAYTLFWHRDRENDPALTWLRDIIKEKTLHLR from the coding sequence ATGAATATCGAGAAACTATCACGCCTCGACCTTAATCTATTAGTTTGCTTGCAGGTGCTGATGGAAGAGCTGAGTGTCACTCGCACTGCGCATCGATTGTGCTTGAGTCAATCGGCTGTGAGTAAGTCGCTAGCCAAGCTTCGTGAACAATTTAATGACCCCCTTTTCACACGAAGTGCTCATGGCCTACGACCAACACCGAAAGCTGTTTTCCTTAAGCCTCGGTTAGAAACGTTGATCAACCAACTTGATGTTCTCACTCAGCCTGAGACATTCACTCCCAACAATAGCGACCACAGCTTTCACATTGCTGCCGTTGAGAGTGTGTACCCGCTGATTCTTCCGCACTTCTTACCGGCAATATTTCGACAAGCACCTAAGGTCAATATCAACACCCATGCTTGGACAGAACAAACCTTTAAGAAGCTGCAGCTTGGCGAACTAGATATCGGACTCACTGGCAAAGACATCGACATCAACGATGCGCGTTTAACTATGCTGCCGCCAGACGACATTTGCGAACAAGAGATCTACCGCGACGCACAGATGTGTGTGCTAAGACGCAACCACCCCGCTCTGAATGGTAAATGGGATCTGGAAACCTACCTTGCGCAGCGTCATGTACAAGTAAGGTGTGATGGTAACGACCGCTGGCTGCTCGACTACAAACTAGCTGATCTTGGCCATCAACGTGATATCGCTATTTCTGTTCCAGACTTCAATAGCGCTGCAAGCCTGTGTACTTACACCGATTTTGTGTTTACCGCACCAAGCCACTTTACTTACCTCGTCGCTAAGCAGCTCGACTTAGTGGTTGTTCCTTTGCCAATGGAATTCCCACCGATGGCATACACTTTGTTTTGGCACCGTGACAGAGAAAATGACCCAGCCTTAACTTGGTTGCGAGATATCATCAAAGAAAAAACTCTGCACCTTAGATAA